The following coding sequences are from one Lolium rigidum isolate FL_2022 chromosome 6, APGP_CSIRO_Lrig_0.1, whole genome shotgun sequence window:
- the LOC124666297 gene encoding BTB/POZ and TAZ domain-containing protein 1-like — MPEAPRPDGGAAAPSDVDVITTGSRRKIPAHSSVLMSASPVLESILQRRLQRVKESGKPGRAVVRIRGVTDDVAAAFVRLLYAGRRDGEVVDEDVEKYAEQLLVLAHAYGVPWLKRWCQEAIGSRLTPGTVVDALQLADLCDAPQLHLRCMRLLAKEFRAVERTEAWRFLRDNDPWQELDILSRLHDADMRRRKWRRKSAEQKVYMELSGAMDSLHHICTDGCTEVGPVGQAPATTPCPSYATCRGLQLLIRHFSRCQTRSSCPRCQKMWQLLRLHAALCRLPEGHCNTPLCTQFKCKEEQKEAMPTPVAAKAGDGGDGRWGLLVKKVKAVRVMSSLAKRSPAVSTECVHEDQSSLRLETMCC, encoded by the exons ATGCCTGAGGCACCACGGCccgacggcggcgccgccgcccctTCCGATGTTGATGTCATCACCACCGGCAGCCGCCGCAAGATCCCTGCGCATTCGTCTGTCCTT ATGTCGGCGTCGCCGGTGCTGGAGAGCATCCTGCAGCGCCGCCTGCAGAGGGTGAAGGAGAGCGGCAAGCCCGGCAGAGCCGTCGTCCGGATCCGCGGCGTCACCGACGACGTGGCGGCGGCCTTCGTCCGCCTCCTCTACGCCGGCAG GCGTGATGGGGAGGTGGTCGACGAGGACGTCGAGAAGTATGCGGAGCAGCTGCTCGTGCTGGCGCATGCATACGGCGTGCCGTGGCTGAAGCGGTGGTGCCAGGAGGCCATCGGGTCCCGGCTGACCCCGGGCACCGTCGTCGACGCGCTGCAGCTCGCCGACCTCTGCGACGCGCCGCAGCTGCACCTCCGCTGCATGAGGCTGCTCGCCAAGGAGTTCCGCGCCGTCGAGCGCACCGAGGCATGGCGCTTCCTCCGCGACAACGACCCCTGGCAGGAGCTCGACATCCTCAGCCGACTGCACGACGCCGACATG CGGCGGCGCAAGTGGAGGCGAAAGAGCGCCGAGCAGAAGGTGTACATGGAGCTCAGCGGCGCCATGGACAGCCTCCACCACATCTGCACGGACGGCTGCACGGAGGTCGGCCCCGTGGGGCAGGCGCCGGCCACCACGCCGTGCCCGTCCTACGCGACCTGCCGGGGCCTGCAGCTGCTCATCCGCCACTTCTCCCGGTGCCAAACCCGCTCCAGCTGCCCGCGGTGCCAGAAGATGTGGCAGCTCCTCCGGCTTCAcgccgcgctctgccgcctccccgAGGGCCACTGCAACACACCTCTCTGCAC GCAGTTCAAGTGCAAGGAGGAGCAGAAGGAAGCGATGCCGACTCCGGTGGCGGCCaaggccggcgacggcggcgacggcaggTGGGGGCTTCTGGTGAAGAAGGTGAAGGCTGTCAGGGTCATGTCTTCTCTCGCCAAGAGAAGCCCCGCAGTGTCCACCGAATGTGTTCATGAGGATCAATCCTCTCTCAGACTTGAGACAATGTGTTGTTGA